The following DNA comes from bacterium.
GTAAAAAACACAAAAATTTATGTGATAAATACAATCTAAAACTTGTTGCTTATGAAGGTGGACAGCATTTTGTTGGACATGGAGGAGCAGAAAATAATGAAAAATTGAATCAGTTATTTTTTGCTGTGAACAAAGACCAGAGAATTAAAGATATATATAAAATTTATCTAAAAAAATGGAGTGAAATTGGAGGAAATGTTTTTGTCTTATTTTCTTCAATGTCAAGACCTTCAAAATGGGGTAGTTGGGGACTTCTTGAATATGAAAAACAGAATTTAGATGAAGCACCTAAATTTAAAGCAATTTTTGAAATATTAAACAGATAAAAAATGGAAAAAATAATTTTGAAAAAGAAAGATGAAAGATTTGTAAATGAATTCAATTGGGGAAAATTAATCTGGTATGCAAATAAAAAACTTGGAAACTCTGAAAGCATAACAATAGGAAAATGTATAATAAAACCAAATCAGAGTAATCCTTTACATTTTCATCCTGATTGTTATGAAATTCTGATTGTTGAAAAAGGCAAAATTTTGCATATTGATGGAGAGGGAAATGAAATTCTTCTTGAAGAAGGAGATACAATAACCATACCTGAAAAATTGCCTCATAAAGCAAAAAACATAACAGATGAGGAGGTTGTTTTGACTATAGTTTTTTCAAAAGGTGAGAGAAAATCAATTGAATTGTAAAAAGGAGTGTTTTATGAAATACCCAAAGATTTGTTTGATAGGAGCGGGTAAACATTCAACAAACAGAATTTATCCATATATAAGTGTTGCAGGAGGTAAAATTGTCGGAGTATGTGATATAAATTTTGAAAAAGCAAAGGAAAATTCAGAAAGATTTGGAGGTATACCCTATGTGGATTACAAAAAAATGCTTGAAAGAGAAAATCCAGATGGAGTTATTATCTGTATAAATGCAGAAATGCATTCAAAACTTGCAAAGGAAATAATGAAAATGGGATACAATGTTTATGTAGAAAAACCTCCTGCAACTTCAAGTGAAGATGCTTTTGAAATGGCAATTATTTCAAAGGAAACAGGAAAAATTTGTGCCACAGGATTTAAAAAAAGATATGCAAATGCTTATAAAAGAGCAAAGGAATGGATAGAAACTTTTTCAGAAAATTCACTTTATTCAATCTCCATAGATTATGCTTCTGGAAAATTTAAAAATACATCTCTTGATGATACATTCTTATTTGATTTTGCCATTCATGCTTTTGACCTTGTTTTTTTTCTCTTTGGAGATGTTGAAAAGGTTTTTACATTTGCTAAAGATAATGACGCTTATTCTGTATCACTAAAATTTAAAAATGGTGCTGTTGGTTCAATGAATTTAACAGATATGAGAGGAGGAAATATACCAACAGAAGAGGTTGAAATTACATTAGAAAACGGAAACTGTATGACAATCCATAATTCTTCAATATGGAAAATTTCTGAAAATGGAAAACCATCTGAATGGAGAGAACCACCAACATTTATAAGTGCAGGAGACAGTGGATATGAAACAGGACATCTTCCTGAATTGATTGATTTTATGAATGCTATAAAAAATAATACTCAAACAGTGTCTAACATTTTTACAAGTTACAAAACAATGGTTCTCTATGAAGGTGTGATAGAATCAGTAAAAACAGGTAAAGTTATTGAATTAAAATATAAAAATTTTTAAATTGATTGTTCTGAAATAATTTTAATCCAGACCTGTCTTGTTCTTGGACCATCAAATTCACATAAATATATTCCCTGCCATGTTCCAAGTTGAAGATAGCCATTTTCTATAAAAACTGTTAATGAATGGCCTGTTAAAGTTGATTTAATATGAGAATCTGCATTACCTTCTAAATGAGAATATCTATCACCTTCAGGAACAATTTCTTCAAGTTTATCAATAATATCTTTTTTTACCGAAGGGTCAGCATTTTCATTTATTGTAAGACCACAGGTAGTATGAGGAACAAAAAGAAAACATATTCCATTTTTAATATTTTTCTTTCTTACAATCTCTTCAATGTTCTGTGTGATATCAATAAATTCAGTTCTTTTTCTTGTCTGTACTATTATTTTTTCCATTTTTATTCTTCCTGATAAAAAACTTTATATCCCTCATAGGTTGAATATACATCTATCTTTCCTGTAAGTTCAAATGGAGCATGCATGGATAAAACACCTGTTCCACAGTCAACAGTATCAATATTATATCTTGCAAAGTATGAAGCAACAGTTCCTCCACCACCAAGTTCAAGTTTTCCAATTTCCCCTGGCTGCCACAAAACATTATTTTTATCAAATATTTTCCTTATATAAGCAACATATTCTCCTGTTGGTTCTGTACTTCCAGATTTTCCTCTTGCTCCTGTTATTTTTGTTAAGACAACTCCACAGTTTATTCTTCCTGCATTTCTTGGTTCATAAGCATCTTTAAAGTTGGGGTCAAGAAGTGTATTTACATCAGCAGAAATTGCTTTGGAATTTTCAAATAATTTTCTTTTATCTAAAATTGAATAACCTGATTTTTCAAGAACTTCTTCAATAAAATATTCAAAAAATGATGAAGAAGCAGAGGTTGAACCTCGACTTCCTATTTCTTCCTGGTCAACCAGAATACAGAAAATGTTATTAATAGGGTTATAAGAATTGAGTAAAGCAGTGAAGGAAGTATATGAACATACCCTGTCATCCTGTCCATATGCAAGTATCATACTTTTATCTATTCCGGCATCCTTTGATTTTCCAGCAGGAACAAGTTCAATTTCTGCACTCACAAGGTCTTCTTCATCAATTCCATAATATTCTTTTAAAATTTTCAAAACATTACTCTTTACTTTTTCTTTATCTTTACTTTTATCCGGAACTGTTCCAACAAAAGCATTCAAACTTTCTCCAGGAAATCCATCTTCAATTGTTTTTTTATACTGTTCTTTTGCAAGATGAGGAAGTAAATCAGTTATTACAAAAACAGGGTCATTATCCTTTTCTCCAATTTCTATTTCTTTAAATGTGCCATCCTTTAAAAATACAACTCCACAAAGAGCAAGAGGAATTGTTAGCCACTGATATTTTTTAATTCCTCCATAATAGTAAGTTTTAAATAGGGCAATGTTTTCATCTTCGTATAAGGGACTTGTTTTTAAATCTATTCTTGGACAATCAGTATGGGCAACTATAAATCTGCAGCCATCTGTCAGTTTTTTATCTCCAATAATTCCAAAAATAACCTCTTTCCCTTTATTTATTTTGTAAAATTTATCACCTTTTTTAATTACATTTAATTCATCTATGTTTTTAAATCCTTTTTCTTTACTCTTTTCAATACAACTTTTAACAAATTTTCTAACTGTTTTATTTATGGAGAGAAATTCTTTATAATCTTCGCAGTATGCAAAAACTTCTTTTATTTTAGATTCATCCCATATTTCCCAGCCATTTTTTCTTTCCATTTTACCTCCTCCATAATAATGAAAAAATTATAGTTAAAATTATACTGATTAAAATACTTGAAACAATTGGAAAATAAAAAACAAAATTTTCTCTTTTTATGAAGATATCTCCTGGAAGTCGTCCAATAGGAATTTTAATACCTTTATAAATTACATATCCAACCAGAAAAATTAAAAGCCCAATAACTATAAGTATTTTCCCGAATATTTTTTCCATTTTTTTTGATAAAAAACCTTATATTATTTTACCATAAAAAAAAATTAAAACAAACTTTAATATTGCTAAATTTGAAATTTAATTTCTGTCAGATATCTTGCAGTATCGTATTTTGCGATTATATTGAGAAGTTTCTTTAAAGAGAAGTTTTTGAATGTTTTTTCATAAAGGTCAATAAATTCAAGCATATCGCTTATATTAAAAAAACCGGTTTTAAGTTTTTCATATACATTCTCAAAGTCCTGTTTACTTACATCAACAGATTTTTTTAATTCATTATATATCTGTTCTTTTTTCTTTTCTTCTATAATCAGAGTAAATTCATCTTTTAATGTTTTTTCAGCATCAATTCCAAAATCATAATCATAACCAGATATATCTTTAATAAATCTATCTATCTTTCTTATGTTTTTTTTAATTGCCAATTTTTTATAATACCATCCAAAAAAAATTGGTATAATTATTAAAAGAAAGATGAAGTATAAACCAGTTCCTGTAATCCCAACAAAAATACCAAAACCAGGAGTTCCAAAATATATGATTTTAACATAATCAATAAAACTGTTTATAATTCCTGATTTAAGTTTAAAAATAAAAGGATAAGAAAAATCAAATATGAGTAATAAAAAACCAAGAATTAAACCTCTTATATATCCATAATCCTGAGCATTTTCTTCTGTAAGTGTAAGTGGAATCCCAAAAAATTTCTTTTCTTTTTTAAAAAATATATCAGAAAGTTGAATTAATTTTTTTTTCACTTCTTCAAGAGTTTCAAATGTTCCATACACTATAAATTCTTTTGTATTTTTTAAAATAGCACAGAATTTATTCAAAGGTGGATTGAATTCACTGATAAAATGAGGGAATATAAAATTTGTTTTAGTATATATCTCCCATTCTCCTGAATTGGTTTTAAATGACTCTTCTTTTGTAAAGCCGAGGTATCCGAGTAATTGATATGTTTCTGAATTGACTTTTTGAAAATATTTTATCATTTCGTAAATCAATTTAACATCGGACATGATTTTATTTTATAATAAAAAAACATTTAAGTCCATTGTAAAAAAAATAAAATGTTGTAAAATATTTAATTCAGAAAGGAAGCAAAAATGAGAATTATGACAAGATGTAAAATAAAAGGAGGAAAGGTTACAGATAAAAACTTGTATTATGAAGGGAGTATTACAATTGATAGAAAAATTATTCAGGAAGCGGATATTGTACCTGGTGAAATGGTTTATGTTTTAAATTTAAATAATGGAGCAAGAATTTTTACATATGTTATTGAAGGAGAGGAAAATTCAGGAACAATATGTTTAAACGGTCCATCTGCAAGATTTTTTGAAGTTGGAGATGAGGTTATTATTTTAGGAATTTCACTTGTTGAAGAAGAAAAAATAAAAGATTTTA
Coding sequences within:
- a CDS encoding cupin domain-containing protein, with product MEKIILKKKDERFVNEFNWGKLIWYANKKLGNSESITIGKCIIKPNQSNPLHFHPDCYEILIVEKGKILHIDGEGNEILLEEGDTITIPEKLPHKAKNITDEEVVLTIVFSKGERKSIEL
- a CDS encoding aspartate 1-decarboxylase translates to MRIMTRCKIKGGKVTDKNLYYEGSITIDRKIIQEADIVPGEMVYVLNLNNGARIFTYVIEGEENSGTICLNGPSARFFEVGDEVIILGISLVEEEKIKDFKMRIVKLGEKNKIEK
- a CDS encoding aminopeptidase, which translates into the protein MERKNGWEIWDESKIKEVFAYCEDYKEFLSINKTVRKFVKSCIEKSKEKGFKNIDELNVIKKGDKFYKINKGKEVIFGIIGDKKLTDGCRFIVAHTDCPRIDLKTSPLYEDENIALFKTYYYGGIKKYQWLTIPLALCGVVFLKDGTFKEIEIGEKDNDPVFVITDLLPHLAKEQYKKTIEDGFPGESLNAFVGTVPDKSKDKEKVKSNVLKILKEYYGIDEEDLVSAEIELVPAGKSKDAGIDKSMILAYGQDDRVCSYTSFTALLNSYNPINNIFCILVDQEEIGSRGSTSASSSFFEYFIEEVLEKSGYSILDKRKLFENSKAISADVNTLLDPNFKDAYEPRNAGRINCGVVLTKITGARGKSGSTEPTGEYVAYIRKIFDKNNVLWQPGEIGKLELGGGGTVASYFARYNIDTVDCGTGVLSMHAPFELTGKIDVYSTYEGYKVFYQEE
- a CDS encoding secondary thiamine-phosphate synthase enzyme YjbQ; this encodes MEKIIVQTRKRTEFIDITQNIEEIVRKKNIKNGICFLFVPHTTCGLTINENADPSVKKDIIDKLEEIVPEGDRYSHLEGNADSHIKSTLTGHSLTVFIENGYLQLGTWQGIYLCEFDGPRTRQVWIKIISEQSI
- a CDS encoding Gfo/Idh/MocA family oxidoreductase, with protein sequence MKYPKICLIGAGKHSTNRIYPYISVAGGKIVGVCDINFEKAKENSERFGGIPYVDYKKMLERENPDGVIICINAEMHSKLAKEIMKMGYNVYVEKPPATSSEDAFEMAIISKETGKICATGFKKRYANAYKRAKEWIETFSENSLYSISIDYASGKFKNTSLDDTFLFDFAIHAFDLVFFLFGDVEKVFTFAKDNDAYSVSLKFKNGAVGSMNLTDMRGGNIPTEEVEITLENGNCMTIHNSSIWKISENGKPSEWREPPTFISAGDSGYETGHLPELIDFMNAIKNNTQTVSNIFTSYKTMVLYEGVIESVKTGKVIELKYKNF
- a CDS encoding DUF2905 domain-containing protein, which encodes MEKIFGKILIVIGLLIFLVGYVIYKGIKIPIGRLPGDIFIKRENFVFYFPIVSSILISIILTIIFSLLWRR